The proteins below come from a single Odontesthes bonariensis isolate fOdoBon6 chromosome 18, fOdoBon6.hap1, whole genome shotgun sequence genomic window:
- the gpnmb gene encoding protein QNR-71 isoform X2, with protein MEVLRCAFFLACACCVYQADGRKTFADMFTHKHSIVKKMPFPIPPIPGWDPDTNPWDDYLYPPLNPKPNMLMHHKGKPKVHLNSDSPALNGSCISFTAKLEYPPCQKEDANGDLVWDQHCEDANGQLRSGYVYNWTSWLDDYGFGKCTDMAKCNVFPDGKPFPQSNDWRRKSYVYVWHTMGQYFETCDGSSSSLTINSSKISLGAEVMEVMVYRKRERRKYSPLTTDNAVFFVTDKIPLAVGISQKSAVNQSANVFFRGEDVVFKVQLHDPSGYLKTATAIDYIWDFRDGNQLVTHREVTTHTYSTLGTMSVKLVVEAAFPVECPPASATPTPRRPTSPPHTEAPTAPPVTHAVTTKMETTAVPLSTRRPRPSSSATPMTTGLPSTEPLPPTVASESFPTSLPLLRTRRLNSNECFRYSYGTFTGNITIVESKHPAMNQQPSSRILDVSAARVTNTDVNFRVKCLGSIPTSACTIVSDPSCTHVHNIMCDDVPPSNECEVHLRRSFLEPGTYCVNITLENSSSMALASTTITIDKSQDTPVPKTPNTTGVVLSSSAVLVAIFAFIAYLIYKRHKVYRPIRRSLVEDACTNSGAAGHMVRLREALFPSSEESRHLLTERRPL; from the exons ATGGAAGTCTTGCGGTGTGCGTTTTTCCTGGCTTGCGCCTGCTGCGTATATCAAGCAGATGGACGCAAAA CATTTGCTGATATGTTCACCCACAAGCACTCAATAGTAAAGAAGATGCCATTTCCAATTCCACCAATCCCTGGCTGGGATCCTGACACCAACCCATGGGATGATTACCTCTACCCACCATTGAACCCTAAGCCAAATATGCTCATGCATCACAAAG GTAAACCCAAGGTCCATCTGAATAGTGACAGTCCAGCTCTCAACGGCTCATGCATTTCCTTCACTGCCAAGCTGGAGTATCCTCCGTGCCAGAAAGAGGATGCCAACGGAGACCTTGTCTGGGATCAGCACTGTGAGGATG CCAATGGACAGCTTCGTTCAGGCTACGTGTACAATTGGACTTCCTGGTTGGACGACTATGGCTTTGGAAAGTGCACAGACATGGCAAAATGCAACGTGTTCCCCGATGGGAAGCCCTTCCCTCAAAGCAATGACTGGAGACGCAAGAGTTACGTCTACGTTTGGCACACCATGG GCCAGTACTTTGAGACATGTGATGGCTCTTCATCCAGCCTGACCATCAACTCCTCCAAGATCTCTCTGGGAGCAGAGGTCATGGAGGTCATGGTCTACAGGAAGCGTGAGCGCAGGAAGTACAGCCCCCTCACCACCGACAACGCAGTCTTCTTTGTCACAG ATAAGATCCCACTGGCGGTCGGCATCTCCCAGAAGTCTGCGGTGAACCAATCTGCGAATGTTTTCTTCCGTGGCGAGGACGTGGTCTTCAAGGTCCAGCTCCATGACCCCAGCGGCTACCTGAAAACCGCCACTGCCATTGACTACATCTGGGACTTCAGAGATGGCAACCAGCTGGTAACACACCGTGAGGTGACCACACACACCTACAGCACGCTGGGGACCATGAGTGTGAAGCTGGTGGTGGAGGCAGCGTTTCCTGTCGAGTGTCCACCTGCTTCTGCCACCCCGACCCCAAGACGTCCAACTTCACCTCCTCACACAG AGGCTCCAACAGCTCCACCTGTTACTCACGCCGTTACAACCAAGATGGAGACGACAGCAG TGCCGCTCAGCACCAGACGGCCCCGTCCCTCCTCTTCTGCCACTCCCATGACCACTGGGTTGCCCTCAACAGAACCACTTCCTCCCACTGTTGCCTCAGAGTCCTTCCCCACCAGCCTGCCGTTGCTGCGCACCAGGCGTCTCAACAGCAATGAGTGTTTCCGGTACTCCTACGGGACCTTCACAGGCAACATTACCATTGTCG AGTCGAAGCACCCGGCGATGAACCAGCAGCCAAGCAGTCGCATCCTGGACGTGTCGGCTGCCAGAGTGACCAACACCGACGTCAACTTCCGTGTGAAATGCCTGGGCAG CATCCCCACCTCAGCCTGCACCATTGTGTCAgaccccagctgcactcacgtGCACAACATCATGTGCGATGACGTGCCGCCATCAAACGAGTGCGAAGTGCATCTGAGGCGAAGCTTTCTGGAGCCTGGCACTTACTGTGTGAACATCACCCTGGAGAACTCCAGCAGCATGGCGCTCGCCAGCACCACTATTACCATCGACAAGTCCCAGGATACACCTG TGCCAAAGACTCCAAACACCACAGGGGTGGTTCTCTCTTCAAGCGCTGTTCTGGTGGCCATTTTTGCATTCATTGCCTATCTGATCTACAA GCGTCACAAGGTCTATCGGCCCATCCGAAGGTCACTGGTGGAGGACGCCTGCACCAACTCTGGGGCTGCAGGTCACATGGTTCGCCTGAGGGAGGCCCTCTTCCCCTCCAGTGAGGAGAGTCGCCACCTGCTGACTGAGAGGCGCCCCCTGTAG
- the gpnmb gene encoding protein QNR-71 isoform X1, which produces MEVLRCAFFLACACCVYQADGRKTFADMFTHKHSIVKKMPFPIPPIPGWDPDTNPWDDYLYPPLNPKPNMLMHHKGKPKVHLNSDSPALNGSCISFTAKLEYPPCQKEDANGDLVWDQHCEDGTELEASANGQLRSGYVYNWTSWLDDYGFGKCTDMAKCNVFPDGKPFPQSNDWRRKSYVYVWHTMGQYFETCDGSSSSLTINSSKISLGAEVMEVMVYRKRERRKYSPLTTDNAVFFVTDKIPLAVGISQKSAVNQSANVFFRGEDVVFKVQLHDPSGYLKTATAIDYIWDFRDGNQLVTHREVTTHTYSTLGTMSVKLVVEAAFPVECPPASATPTPRRPTSPPHTEAPTAPPVTHAVTTKMETTAVPLSTRRPRPSSSATPMTTGLPSTEPLPPTVASESFPTSLPLLRTRRLNSNECFRYSYGTFTGNITIVESKHPAMNQQPSSRILDVSAARVTNTDVNFRVKCLGSIPTSACTIVSDPSCTHVHNIMCDDVPPSNECEVHLRRSFLEPGTYCVNITLENSSSMALASTTITIDKSQDTPVPKTPNTTGVVLSSSAVLVAIFAFIAYLIYKRHKVYRPIRRSLVEDACTNSGAAGHMVRLREALFPSSEESRHLLTERRPL; this is translated from the exons ATGGAAGTCTTGCGGTGTGCGTTTTTCCTGGCTTGCGCCTGCTGCGTATATCAAGCAGATGGACGCAAAA CATTTGCTGATATGTTCACCCACAAGCACTCAATAGTAAAGAAGATGCCATTTCCAATTCCACCAATCCCTGGCTGGGATCCTGACACCAACCCATGGGATGATTACCTCTACCCACCATTGAACCCTAAGCCAAATATGCTCATGCATCACAAAG GTAAACCCAAGGTCCATCTGAATAGTGACAGTCCAGCTCTCAACGGCTCATGCATTTCCTTCACTGCCAAGCTGGAGTATCCTCCGTGCCAGAAAGAGGATGCCAACGGAGACCTTGTCTGGGATCAGCACTGTGAGGATGGTACGGAGCTGGAGGCCTCAG CCAATGGACAGCTTCGTTCAGGCTACGTGTACAATTGGACTTCCTGGTTGGACGACTATGGCTTTGGAAAGTGCACAGACATGGCAAAATGCAACGTGTTCCCCGATGGGAAGCCCTTCCCTCAAAGCAATGACTGGAGACGCAAGAGTTACGTCTACGTTTGGCACACCATGG GCCAGTACTTTGAGACATGTGATGGCTCTTCATCCAGCCTGACCATCAACTCCTCCAAGATCTCTCTGGGAGCAGAGGTCATGGAGGTCATGGTCTACAGGAAGCGTGAGCGCAGGAAGTACAGCCCCCTCACCACCGACAACGCAGTCTTCTTTGTCACAG ATAAGATCCCACTGGCGGTCGGCATCTCCCAGAAGTCTGCGGTGAACCAATCTGCGAATGTTTTCTTCCGTGGCGAGGACGTGGTCTTCAAGGTCCAGCTCCATGACCCCAGCGGCTACCTGAAAACCGCCACTGCCATTGACTACATCTGGGACTTCAGAGATGGCAACCAGCTGGTAACACACCGTGAGGTGACCACACACACCTACAGCACGCTGGGGACCATGAGTGTGAAGCTGGTGGTGGAGGCAGCGTTTCCTGTCGAGTGTCCACCTGCTTCTGCCACCCCGACCCCAAGACGTCCAACTTCACCTCCTCACACAG AGGCTCCAACAGCTCCACCTGTTACTCACGCCGTTACAACCAAGATGGAGACGACAGCAG TGCCGCTCAGCACCAGACGGCCCCGTCCCTCCTCTTCTGCCACTCCCATGACCACTGGGTTGCCCTCAACAGAACCACTTCCTCCCACTGTTGCCTCAGAGTCCTTCCCCACCAGCCTGCCGTTGCTGCGCACCAGGCGTCTCAACAGCAATGAGTGTTTCCGGTACTCCTACGGGACCTTCACAGGCAACATTACCATTGTCG AGTCGAAGCACCCGGCGATGAACCAGCAGCCAAGCAGTCGCATCCTGGACGTGTCGGCTGCCAGAGTGACCAACACCGACGTCAACTTCCGTGTGAAATGCCTGGGCAG CATCCCCACCTCAGCCTGCACCATTGTGTCAgaccccagctgcactcacgtGCACAACATCATGTGCGATGACGTGCCGCCATCAAACGAGTGCGAAGTGCATCTGAGGCGAAGCTTTCTGGAGCCTGGCACTTACTGTGTGAACATCACCCTGGAGAACTCCAGCAGCATGGCGCTCGCCAGCACCACTATTACCATCGACAAGTCCCAGGATACACCTG TGCCAAAGACTCCAAACACCACAGGGGTGGTTCTCTCTTCAAGCGCTGTTCTGGTGGCCATTTTTGCATTCATTGCCTATCTGATCTACAA GCGTCACAAGGTCTATCGGCCCATCCGAAGGTCACTGGTGGAGGACGCCTGCACCAACTCTGGGGCTGCAGGTCACATGGTTCGCCTGAGGGAGGCCCTCTTCCCCTCCAGTGAGGAGAGTCGCCACCTGCTGACTGAGAGGCGCCCCCTGTAG
- the igf2bp3 gene encoding insulin-like growth factor 2 mRNA-binding protein 3 yields MNKLYIGNVSAEASEEDFETIFEQWKIPHSGPFLVKTGYAFVDCPDEKAAMRAIDVLSGKVELHGKVLEVEHSVPKRQRSCKLQIRNIPPHMQWEITFAY; encoded by the exons ATGAATAAGCTGTACATTGGCAACGTGAGCGCAGAGGCGAGCGAGGAGGACTTCGAAACTATCTTTGAACAGTGGAAGATTCCGCACAGTGGTCCATTTCTTGTTAAAACTGGCTATGCGTTTGTGGATTGCCCGGACGAGAAGGCTGCAATGAGGGCCATCGATGTTCTTTCAG GTAAAGTTGAACTTCACGGGAAAGTTCTCGAAGTGGAGCACTCGGTCCCTAAACGTCAAAG GAGCTGTAAGCTGCAGATCAGGAACATCCCGCCTCACATGCAGTGGGAG ATCACATTTGCTTATTGA
- the tra2a gene encoding LOW QUALITY PROTEIN: transformer-2 protein homolog alpha (The sequence of the model RefSeq protein was modified relative to this genomic sequence to represent the inferred CDS: deleted 1 base in 1 codon) — protein MFRVQLKMSQRHSRRHSSRRCSRSRSRSGSHGRKSHSRSCSPGYCRRRSLSTSPMSNLRRHAGSRSHNFTKEAYSHGRGADIRANPDPSTCVGLFGLSVYTTECDLKEVFSSYGPLAGVNVVDDQRTGCFRGFAFVYFERLDDSKVAMELANGVELEGRRIRVDYSITKRPHTPKPGIYMGRPTHNGGGSGSSSSSSSSKRRDSYYDSGYDRYDECSPSPYCSPYRSRSRSDSPRRY, from the exons ATGTTCAGAGTCCAGCTCAAAAT GTCTCAGCGACACTCCAGGCGACACTCAAGTCGCCGCTGTAGCCGCTCACGTTCTCGGTCTGGTTCCCACGGGAGAAAGTCCCACTCTAGATCCTGCAGCCCAGGATACTGCCGCAGGAGAAGCCTGAGCACGTCCCCCATGTCAAACCTGCGCCGTCACGCTGGCAGCAGG AGCCATAACTTCACAAAAGAAGCATACAGTCATGGGCGTGGTGCTGATATTAGG GCGAACCCTGATCCGAGCACATGTGTGGGGTTGTTCGGCTTGAGCGTGTACACGACAGAGTGCGACCTGAAGGAGGTGTTTTCGAGCTACGGTCCTCTGGCTGGGGTCAACGTGGTGGACGACCAGCGCACAGGTTGCTTCCGTGGCTTTGCCTTTGTCTACTTTGAGAGGCTTGACGATTCCAAAGTG GCAATGGAGCTTGCCAATGGCGTGGAGCTGGAA GGGAGGCGCATCAGAGTGGATTATTCCATTACCAAGCGTCCCCATACCCCCAAACCCGGAATCTATATGGGCCGACCAACTCA CAATGGAGGTGGgagtggcagcagcagcagcagcagcagcagcaagaggAGAGACTCATACTATGACAGTGGCTACGACAGATACGACGA ATGCTCCCCATCACCCTACTGCAGTCCATACAGATCTCGCTCGCGCTCTGACAGCCCAC gaAGATACTAA